A stretch of the Phycodurus eques isolate BA_2022a chromosome 15, UOR_Pequ_1.1, whole genome shotgun sequence genome encodes the following:
- the smad7 gene encoding mothers against decapentaplegic homolog 7 isoform X2, with protein sequence MFRTKRSGLVRRLWRSRAPVEGDGEADRGTHGPGGCCMGKAAKVAAKSHGGSEAELKALTHSVLKKIKEKQLEVLLQAVESKGGARSPCLLLPGKVDAKVGQVSYSLPMLLYKVFRWPDLRHSSELKRLSCCESYGKVNPDLVCCNPHHMSRLCELESPPPPYSRYPMDYLKPPDSPDSGPSSSETGGTTYSAPVGLSDSLAIQESGERSHWCVVAYWEEKTRVGRLYSVQESSLDIFYDLPQGNGFCLGQLCSDNKSQLVQMVRAKIGYGIQLTREPDGVWVYNRSCYPIFIKSATLDNPDSRTLLVHKVFPGFSIKAFDYDKASSLRRPNDHEFTQQPRTGFTVQISFVKGWGQCYTRQFISSCPCWLEVIFNTR encoded by the exons ATGTTCAGGACCAAACGATCGGGGCTCGTCCGGCGACTGTGGCGGAGCCGCGCGCCAGTGGAGGGCGACGGGGAGGCGGACAGAGGGACGCATGGCCCCGGGGGCTGCTGCATGGGCAAAGCGGCCAAGGTGGCGGCCAAGTCCCACGGCGGGTCGGAGGCTGAATTGAAGGCGCTCACCCACTCCGTGCTCAAGAAGATTAAAGAGAAACAATTGGAGGTGCTTCTGCAGGCGGTGGAATCCAAGGGGGGCGCCCGCAGCCCCTGCTTGCTGCTGCCGGGCAAAGTGGACGCCAAAGTGGGTCAAGTGTCTTACTCCCTCCCCATGCTGCTCTACAAGGTGTTTAGGTGGCCCGACCTCAGGCATTCCTCGGAGCTCAAGAGGCTGTCGTGCTGTGAATCCTACGGGAAAGTCAACCCGGACCTCGTCTGCTGCAACCCGCACCACATGAGCCGCCTCTGTGAACTCG agtctcctcctcctccctatTCCCGCTATCCCATGGATTATCTTAAACCACCAG ATTCTCCGGACTCAGGACCCTCATCCAGTGAGACCGGGGGAACAACCTATTCGGCCCCTGTGGGGCTTTCGG ATTCCCTGGCCATACAGGAGTCGGGCGAGCGGTCCCACTGGTGTGTGGTGGCCTACTGGGAGGAGAAGACCCGCGTTGGGCGCCTCTACTCGGTCCAGGAGTCCTCCTTGGACATCTTCTACGATCTACCTCAGGGCAACGGCTTCTGCCTGGGCCAGCTCTGCTCGGACAACAAGTCGCAGCTGGTGCAGATGGTGCGCGCCAAGATCGGCTATGGTATCCAGCTGACGCGGGAGCCCGACGGCGTGTGGGTGTACAACCGAAGCTGCTACCCCATCTTCATCAAGTCGGCCACACTGGACAACCCGGACTCGCGCACGCTGCTGGTGCACAAGGTGTTTCCCGGGTTCTCCATCAAGGCGTTCGACTACGACAAGGCCAGCAGCCTGCGGAGGCCCAATGACCACGAGTTCACGCAGCAGCCGCGCACGGGCTTCACGGTGCAGATCAGCTTCGTGAAGGGTTGGGGACAGTGCTACACGCGACAATTCATCAGCAGCTGCCCCTGTTGGCTGGAGGTCATCTTCAACACTCGATAG
- the smad7 gene encoding mothers against decapentaplegic homolog 7 isoform X1 — translation MFRTKRSGLVRRLWRSRAPVEGDGEADRGTHGPGGCCMGKAAKVAAKSHGGSEAELKALTHSVLKKIKEKQLEVLLQAVESKGGARSPCLLLPGKVDAKVGQVSYSLPMLLYKVFRWPDLRHSSELKRLSCCESYGKVNPDLVCCNPHHMSRLCELESPPPPYSRYPMDYLKPPDSLAIQESGERSHWCVVAYWEEKTRVGRLYSVQESSLDIFYDLPQGNGFCLGQLCSDNKSQLVQMVRAKIGYGIQLTREPDGVWVYNRSCYPIFIKSATLDNPDSRTLLVHKVFPGFSIKAFDYDKASSLRRPNDHEFTQQPRTGFTVQISFVKGWGQCYTRQFISSCPCWLEVIFNTR, via the exons ATGTTCAGGACCAAACGATCGGGGCTCGTCCGGCGACTGTGGCGGAGCCGCGCGCCAGTGGAGGGCGACGGGGAGGCGGACAGAGGGACGCATGGCCCCGGGGGCTGCTGCATGGGCAAAGCGGCCAAGGTGGCGGCCAAGTCCCACGGCGGGTCGGAGGCTGAATTGAAGGCGCTCACCCACTCCGTGCTCAAGAAGATTAAAGAGAAACAATTGGAGGTGCTTCTGCAGGCGGTGGAATCCAAGGGGGGCGCCCGCAGCCCCTGCTTGCTGCTGCCGGGCAAAGTGGACGCCAAAGTGGGTCAAGTGTCTTACTCCCTCCCCATGCTGCTCTACAAGGTGTTTAGGTGGCCCGACCTCAGGCATTCCTCGGAGCTCAAGAGGCTGTCGTGCTGTGAATCCTACGGGAAAGTCAACCCGGACCTCGTCTGCTGCAACCCGCACCACATGAGCCGCCTCTGTGAACTCG agtctcctcctcctccctatTCCCGCTATCCCATGGATTATCTTAAACCACCAG ATTCCCTGGCCATACAGGAGTCGGGCGAGCGGTCCCACTGGTGTGTGGTGGCCTACTGGGAGGAGAAGACCCGCGTTGGGCGCCTCTACTCGGTCCAGGAGTCCTCCTTGGACATCTTCTACGATCTACCTCAGGGCAACGGCTTCTGCCTGGGCCAGCTCTGCTCGGACAACAAGTCGCAGCTGGTGCAGATGGTGCGCGCCAAGATCGGCTATGGTATCCAGCTGACGCGGGAGCCCGACGGCGTGTGGGTGTACAACCGAAGCTGCTACCCCATCTTCATCAAGTCGGCCACACTGGACAACCCGGACTCGCGCACGCTGCTGGTGCACAAGGTGTTTCCCGGGTTCTCCATCAAGGCGTTCGACTACGACAAGGCCAGCAGCCTGCGGAGGCCCAATGACCACGAGTTCACGCAGCAGCCGCGCACGGGCTTCACGGTGCAGATCAGCTTCGTGAAGGGTTGGGGACAGTGCTACACGCGACAATTCATCAGCAGCTGCCCCTGTTGGCTGGAGGTCATCTTCAACACTCGATAG